The Hypomesus transpacificus isolate Combined female chromosome 3, fHypTra1, whole genome shotgun sequence genome has a window encoding:
- the LOC124484723 gene encoding uncharacterized protein LOC124484723 codes for MTSLPVPAPTPLSDVKSSVGPPGSALMVTMIRLLTIFSVPLFWITGVSLSQEVNQTPSTLLGKPGAKIQLSCSHNIPSYYMILWYQRSVGDTALKLIAYVSYKSPTVESPYQGMFNVTGDGAKLAYLHFLKLRQPEDDGQYFCAASYTVVELQLNKSSSTRLGVKSCSGSTRAQSSSESLNISGLGVNMITCLRGTVIFFILTGVCQTVEVHQTPSDLLSRDGDTVQLVCTHDQADYRVMLWYFQKPGDTALTLIGYIYFQSPTYEGSYNKYFTMTGDFSGSGTKKGFLSIRSLSMSEDSAVYYCAASKAQCCRSPLFSTKTLLSPPRVVCVS; via the exons atgacatcacttcctgttcctgctccaACTCCACTAAGTGATGTTAAGTCCTCAGTTGGTCCTCCAGGCTCAGCACTGATGGTCACCATGATCAGACTTCTCACTATCTTCTCTGTTCCTTTGTTCTGGATTACAG GAGTGTCACTCAGTCAAGAGGTGAACCAAACTCCCTCTACTCTCCTGGGGAAGCCAGGAGCGAAGATTCAACTGAGCTGCAGTCATAACATTCCAAGTTACTACATGATTCTCTGGTACCAGCGCTCAGTGGGAGACACTGCTCTGAAACTAATAGCGTATGTTTCATACAAAAGTCCCACTGTTGAGTCTCCATATCAGGGCATGTTCAATGTGACTGGAGATGGTGCGAAACTAGCCTACCTTCATTTCCTCAAACTGAGGCAACCTGAAGATGATGGACAATATTTCTGTGCAGCCAGCTACACAGTG GTGGAGTTACAGCTCAACAAGTCCTCCAGCACCAGACTGGGGGTGAAGTCTTGTTCTGGATCAACCAGAGCTCAGAGCTCCTCAGAGTCCCTGAACATTTCTGGACTGGGAGTCAACATGATTACATGTCTCAGAGGCACAGTGATTTTCTTCATCCTGACCG gtgtgtgtcagactgtggAGGTCCACCAGACTCCCTCTGATCTCCTCAGCAGAGATGGAGATACTGTGCAGCTCGTCTGCACCCACGACCAGGCTGACTACAGAGTGATGCTCTGGTACTTCCAGAAACCAGGGGACACAGCGCTCACACTCATTGGATATATTTACTTTCAGAGTCCCACATATGAGGGTTCATAcaacaaatattttacaatgACGGGTGATTTCAGTGGGAGTGGAACCAAGAAGGGCTTTCTGTCTATTAGAAGCCTGTCTATGTCTGAAGATAGTGCAGTTTATTActgtgctgctagcaaagcacagtgctgcagatcccctctgttctctacaaaaaccctcctctctcctccaagaGTGGTTTGTGTGTCATAG